One genomic window of Marinobacter adhaerens HP15 includes the following:
- a CDS encoding ACT domain-containing protein, with protein MNPQSQPSTPSYTINCRMTYEAAALERLCQVVRIRGFRIATMAVETAGEHLNIALTLEGTRPIAMLQSQLEKLHTVAEVALAAGSVARSRSA; from the coding sequence ATGAACCCGCAGAGCCAACCTTCGACACCCAGCTATACCATCAACTGCCGGATGACCTACGAAGCCGCCGCCCTGGAGCGGCTCTGCCAGGTAGTCCGCATCCGCGGCTTCCGGATTGCCACCATGGCCGTCGAAACCGCCGGCGAGCATTTGAATATCGCGCTGACGCTGGAGGGTACGCGGCCGATTGCCATGTTGCAGTCGCAACTGGAGAAGCTTCACACCGTTGCCGAGGTTGCCCTCGCGGCTGGTTCTGTCGCTCGTTCTCGTTCGGCCTAA
- the ilvG gene encoding acetolactate synthase 2 catalytic subunit: MNGAQHILEAFHRHNISTVFGYPGGCIMPLYDALVDDVGVEHVLCRHEQGCALAADGYARASGKLGVCIATSGPGATNLITGVANAHRDSIPMLVITGQVPSGLIGTDAFQETDVLGMTLGIVKHSYLINDADSLPIIMEEAIELAQSGRPGPVWIDIPKDLLLSDVADAPFPQAQPYEPASPDLKEALAMLRAARKPLLYSGGGISLGHAEENFRAFAESSALPAVVTLKGIGNPGKHNPYNLGMLGMHGSRAANKAVDECDLLLVIGARLDDRATGKLDGFAPNARMIHIDADAAEINKLRDADLAIRGDLNHILKSLAGELHADPLAISEWQKQCRSWYTTGGFHAADNEEPLAPITGPAFIRQLSRIAPDDTVIACDVGQHQMWVAQHYDFDHPRHHLTSGGLGTMGFGLPAAIGAQFADRNSTVINVTGDGSFMMNAQELATIRRYNLPVKLIVMDNQCLGMVRQQQELFYNNRESQINLDDNPDFVAMARAFDIPALYIERTDQIRRGIETILAYNGPMLLHVAISREENVWPIVKPGASNTDMIDETARTAKTSKEQVA; the protein is encoded by the coding sequence ATGAACGGCGCACAGCACATTCTTGAAGCGTTCCACCGCCATAACATCAGCACGGTCTTCGGGTATCCGGGCGGCTGCATCATGCCGCTATACGACGCGCTGGTGGACGATGTGGGCGTGGAGCACGTGCTGTGCCGCCACGAGCAGGGATGCGCCCTGGCGGCCGATGGCTATGCCCGGGCCAGCGGCAAGCTGGGCGTATGCATTGCCACGTCCGGTCCCGGCGCCACCAACCTGATCACCGGTGTTGCCAATGCCCACCGGGATTCCATTCCCATGCTGGTCATCACCGGCCAGGTGCCGTCTGGCCTGATCGGCACCGACGCCTTCCAGGAAACCGACGTACTGGGCATGACCCTGGGTATCGTAAAGCACAGTTACCTGATCAATGATGCGGACAGCCTGCCAATCATCATGGAAGAGGCGATCGAGCTGGCCCAGAGCGGTCGCCCCGGACCGGTCTGGATTGATATCCCCAAGGACCTGTTGCTGAGCGACGTGGCCGATGCACCCTTCCCCCAGGCTCAGCCCTATGAGCCGGCTTCGCCAGACCTGAAGGAAGCCCTGGCGATGCTGCGCGCCGCTCGCAAGCCCCTGCTGTACAGTGGTGGAGGTATCAGCCTGGGCCACGCCGAGGAGAACTTCCGGGCCTTTGCGGAGTCCTCAGCCCTGCCGGCGGTTGTCACGCTGAAGGGCATTGGCAACCCCGGCAAACACAACCCCTACAACCTCGGCATGCTGGGCATGCACGGCTCCCGGGCCGCCAACAAGGCCGTCGACGAGTGCGACCTGCTGCTGGTCATCGGCGCCCGCCTGGACGATCGCGCCACCGGCAAACTGGACGGCTTTGCACCCAATGCCAGGATGATCCACATTGATGCCGATGCCGCCGAGATCAACAAATTGCGCGATGCCGATCTGGCCATCCGCGGTGATCTGAACCACATCCTGAAATCATTGGCGGGCGAATTGCACGCCGACCCACTGGCCATCAGTGAGTGGCAGAAACAGTGCCGCAGTTGGTACACCACAGGCGGCTTCCACGCCGCCGACAACGAAGAGCCCCTGGCGCCAATAACTGGCCCAGCGTTTATCCGCCAACTCTCCCGGATTGCCCCGGACGACACCGTGATCGCCTGCGACGTTGGCCAGCACCAGATGTGGGTAGCCCAGCACTACGACTTCGATCACCCGCGCCATCACCTGACCAGCGGCGGCCTCGGCACCATGGGCTTCGGCCTGCCTGCTGCCATCGGCGCCCAGTTTGCGGATCGCAACAGCACCGTCATCAACGTCACCGGCGATGGCTCTTTCATGATGAACGCTCAGGAACTGGCTACCATCCGCCGCTACAATCTGCCGGTAAAACTGATCGTCATGGACAACCAGTGCCTGGGCATGGTCCGCCAGCAGCAGGAGCTGTTCTACAACAACCGGGAAAGCCAGATTAACCTGGACGACAACCCCGACTTCGTTGCCATGGCCCGGGCCTTCGACATCCCGGCCCTGTACATCGAACGCACCGACCAGATCCGCCGCGGCATTGAAACCATCCTGGCCTACAACGGCCCGATGCTGCTGCACGTTGCCATCAGCCGTGAAGAGAACGTCTGGCCCATCGTAAAACCCGGCGCCAGCAATACCGACATGATCGACGAAACCGCCCGCACCGCCAAAACCAGCAAGGAGCAAGTTGCATGA